ATATCGCCCTCATTCTCGCGGTCTTCATCATCGACAACAATCACCATCTCGCCACGGGAAATAGCGTCGATTGCGTCTTCAATCTTAGCAATGGTCATTTTCTTTCAAGCCTTTCAAGGGTTATGCCGTTTTGCGGCATTTTCGCGCTTCGGAAAGCGCCAAATATCCCTTGGGCGAACAATGCAATGCGAAGCCCGCGCACGCGCGAACGTCTTATGCCTTGTCCTCTTCCATCCGGACTATACCGTCGGCTCCGGCCTCTCACCGGATCTGCTGACCTCCCGGCTTTGGAGACCGGAAGCGCTCGCGGGCTCCGGGAAAATCCCGATACCGCCGGTGGGGAATTGCACCCCGCCCTGAGAACAATCTCAACTTAGATTATCAAACGGGGCAAAATCAAGGGGGCAATGTTTCGCAACAATTTGCCTGCGCGAAACGGACAACCCGATTGCTGGGTAAACCGGGTATTTCATTCTGTGGATGCTAATGTGCCGGGTTTGAGGCGGAGGAGGGTGCCGCTTAGCGATCACGCAACCGCAATTCATCCGTCTGCATCTGCAACGAACCGAGCGTGGACAGGAAGCTCATGCCGAGCAGGCTCTGGCCCAATTGACCGTCCTGCGCCACAAGGGCTGGAATGTTGCGCCTGACGATTGGGCCGATGGCGATTTCCGTGAGTGTCACAGGAGCGGCGGCCGTGCGTCCGTTTGCCGTCATGACCGGCACGGTATATCGCAGACCCGTCGTATCGATGCCGACAGCGGTTGCGTCGTCATTGGCGAGCACGACGGAGCTTGCGCCGGTATCGACCAGCATGTGGATCGATTTTCCCTCGACATTCACATTCGCCTCGAAATGGCCGCTCATCGATTTGTGCAGCACGATTTCCTGCTCGCCGCCTGGTGTCGTCACCACTACGGCGCGGCCGGGCATCAGCCCGCCGAGCAGCCGGTCACCGAAGGATTGCAGGTCGAAGCGGTAGAGATAGACCGAAACAAGCCCGAGTATGATGACCAGCCAGACGGCGAGCTGTCGGATGACGGTGCCGA
This genomic interval from Agrobacterium tumefaciens contains the following:
- a CDS encoding TIGR02281 family clan AA aspartic protease, with protein sequence MNRLTIVLLLLAVGLGLLLINHDGGRTLGIDNDRFAHVLYLLPIAGLLSAGILAGRRGSLGTVIRQLAVWLVIILGLVSVYLYRFDLQSFGDRLLGGLMPGRAVVVTTPGGEQEIVLHKSMSGHFEANVNVEGKSIHMLVDTGASSVVLANDDATAVGIDTTGLRYTVPVMTANGRTAAAPVTLTEIAIGPIVRRNIPALVAQDGQLGQSLLGMSFLSTLGSLQMQTDELRLRDR